In a genomic window of Juglans regia cultivar Chandler unplaced genomic scaffold, Walnut 2.0 Scaffold_747, whole genome shotgun sequence:
- the LOC108980066 gene encoding probable LRR receptor-like serine/threonine-protein kinase RFK1, with protein sequence MQAQKFQAGLQPRVRSQVACLTIENYQELVNVAAIAEAEQRGLAIQINSERKRTMPFAASGSAEKKRSFSSPAKGKGIVTGGHMPSAYPLCPKCGKRHPGECRSGYGVCYRCGNPGHLIRDCPNTAQGSGAGDHKPRPHIPARVYAVTPGDIDADASEVEEAGVITGNVNLLRFTACALFDLGASQSFVSAAFARICSLQTELLPRRVVVLIHDGNRVACTRLVKDCPVELDGRTLKADLLVFGQMEFDLILGMDWLFKHYAKIDCRKYVGASVKATPLLISALQARKCIEDGASAFLLMIVEKTDGSEEIRGIPVVEDFPEVFVNELPGLLPDRETEFKIELEPATTPTHKAPYRMAPAELKELKVQLEELLEKGFIRPSSSPWGAPVLFVKKKDGSMRMCIDYRELNKVTIKNKHLLPRIDDLLDQLQGASVFSKIDLRSGYHQLKVQEQDVPKTAFRTRYGHYEFLVMPFGLTNAPAAFMDMMNRIFRPYLDSFVVVFIDDILIYSKSKEEHRKHLIMALTILKDQNLYANLSKCEFWLDEVKFLGHVISSEGVAVDPSKIEAVTNWQRPTSVHEIRSLLGLAGYYRRFVEGFSSLSRPLTALTKKNVKFVWNNKCEASFLELKKRLTTAPVLTLPEPLKPFVVYSDASKAGLGCVLMQEGRVVAYASRQLKNHEQNYPTHDLELAAVVFALKIWRHYLYGEKCEVFTDHKSLQYLFEQKNLNMRQRRWLELISDYQCNIKYHLGKANVVADALSRKSRADSSILSSEVNSLLCSMRKLLIENRSREVVLTTVQEFIPLDWEELKDRQKKDSKLAEVIGKIEKSEGPKDFSIREDGTCGAHDPRGSVSKRQNVALEIAAVFTSTGYNNKGLCDSSIMNLVMRFAVEALKQIAEELRKKDWTFDEDPYCINGTITTWEKLTSGRPTTTNYDNSIKCDCKFPGGVCHVVKLHLKGHDLSGVLPTSLVKLPHITTIDLTQNYLTGTIPSEWTSLKLEILSTSVNKLSGRIPSYLGKITTLRHLSIENNWFSGTVPPEIGKLVNLEKLILNANFLTGELPVDLTYLTNLTELRISSNNFTGRIPDFFNSWKKLQKLEIQASGLTGPIPQSISVLSNLTELRISDLIGEGSIFPNLTSMTNMNRLMLRSCNLSGQIPGYISKEMPNLQTLDLSFNRLEGNVPEFDDRAKLQHLYVLIQNLAIFRRSFYDVWSYISLIPKLKGCCLCVDWNSVHINCGGNEVSIGNIEYEADLDASGAARFYCAGENWGFSSTGNFWDVNASSIAYIANNASILGMNSPDLYTSARLSPLSLTYYARCLANGKYTVTLHFAEIIIRGNKSFCSLGRRIFDVYIQGKLELKDFDIEDTAGGVDKPLVKKVNAVVSNKVLHIRFHWAGKGTTNAPTRGTYGPLISAISIENDNPPDNGKITTIFIVAGALVSVLLLILGILWWKGCIGNRISREKDLKGLDLQTGFFTYRQIKAATNNFDASNMIGEGGFGSVYKGILLDGTIIAVKKLSSKSSQGNREFVNEIGMISTLQHPNVVRLYGGCAEGNQLFLVYEYMENNSLARPLFGPERYQLKLDWPTRQKICVGIARGLAFLHEESTLRIVYRDIKTTNVLLDSNLNPKISDFGLAKLDEEEKTHISTRVAGTIGYMALDYALWGILTYKADVYSFGIVALEIVVGKSNMKFQPNESYVCLLDWALVLQQKGNLVELVDPKLGSEFKMEEAIRMIKVALLCTNPSPALRPTMSAIVSMLEGQTTVDDVIMDPSLYGDEYKFRALREQLVQGQQESMGSIGVESRIRSSNATLTGTSSSTSTQNLYDPRRFGNDHVELADFSLIALDYL encoded by the exons atgcaggcgCAGAAGTTTCAAGCAGGACTTCAGCCAAGGGTCCGTAgtcaagtagcttgcctaacaATAGAGAATTATCAAGAGTTGGTAAATGTGGCTgcgatagcagaggctgagcagagaggtctagcaATCCAGATCAATTCCGAACGAAAGAGGACCATGCCATTTGCTGCAAGCGGTAGTGCCGAGAAGAAAAGGTCTTTTTCCAGCCCAGCGAAAGGCAAGGGAATAGTGACAGGAGGACATATGCCATCTGCTTATCCGTTATGCCCTAAGTGTGGAAAGCGTCATCCTGGAGAATGTCGTAGTGGTTATGGAGTTTGTTATCGATGCGGGAACCCAGGACATTTGATCAGAGATTGTCCCAACACTGCACAAGGTAGTGGAGCTGGTGATCATAAACCAAGGCCCCACATCCCAGCACGCGTGTATGCTGTAACCCCAGGTGATATCGATGCTGACGCATCAGAGGTTGAGGAAGCTGGCGtcatcactg gaaACGTCAATCTGTTAAGGTTCACAGCTTGTGCGCTATTTGATTTGGGCGCGTCGCAGTCCTTTGTGTCTGCAGCGTTTGCACGAATTTGTAGTTTGCAAACTGAGCTATTACCTCGACGGGTTGTAGTGTTAATTCATGATGGGAATAGGGTAGCTTGTACCCGTTTAGTTAAGGATTGTCCTGTAGAGCTAGATGGAAGGACGTTGAAGGCTGACCTACTAGTATTCGGTCAGATGGAGTTTGACCTAATTTTGGGTATGGACTGGCTATTCAAGCACTATGCTAAGATAGATTGTCGAAA GTACGTGGGAGCATCAGTTAAGGCCACCCCACTACTGATTTCGGCTTTACAAGCTAGGAAGTGTATTGAGGATGGAGCCTCAGCTTTTCTGTTGATGATTGTGGAGAAGACAGATGGGAGTGAAGAAATCCGTGGGATACCAGTAGTTGAAGACTTTCCTGAAGTTTTTGTCAATGAACTACCTGGTCTACTACCGGATAGAGAAACTGAGTTCAAGATAGAGTTGGAACCGGCAACAACTCCGACTCACAAGGCCCCGTATCGTATGGCCCCTGCCGAATTAAAAGAGCTCAAAGTGCAGTTGGAAGAACTTTTAGAGAAGGGTTTTATCCGCCCTAGTTCCTCCCCGTGGGGAGCACCTGTGCTAttcgtgaagaagaaagatggatctATGAGGATGTGCATAGACTATAGGGAGCTGAACAAGGTGACGATCAAGAATAAGCATCTGTTACCCAGGATCGACGATTTGTTGGATCAGTTACAAGGAGCGTCCGTGTTTTCGAAGATCGACCTGCGATCCGGTTATCATCAGCTGAAAGTTCAGGAACAGGATGTGCCGAAAACTGCCTTTAGGACAAGGTACGGCCACTACGAGTTtttggtaatgccttttgggttaACCAATGCTCCAGCTGCATTCATGGACATGATGAACAGAATATTCAGACCTTATCTGGATAGTTTTGTTGTCGTATTCATTGATGACATCCTAATTTACTCGAAGAGCAAGGAGGAGCATAGAAAACATCTAATTATGGCCTTGACTATACTCAAGGACCAAAACCTATATGCCAACCTTAGCAAGTGTGAGTTCTGGCTTGATGAAGTGAAGTTTTTAGGTCACGTGATCTCTAGTGAAGGAGTAGCAGTGGACCCAAGCAAGATTGAAGCAGTAACAAACTGGCAGAGACCGACTAGTGTGCATGAGATTCGAAGTTTATTAGGACTGGCTGGTTATTATAGAAGGTTTGTTGAAGGATTTTCTAGTTTGTCTAGACCACTCACGGCATTGACTAAGAAGAACGTGAAGTTTGTTTGGAACAATAAGTGCGAGGCAAGTTTTcttgagttgaagaaaagactTACGACCGCACCGGTACTTACACTGCCGGAGCCTCTTAAGCCTTTTGTAGTGTATAGTGATGCATCTAAAGCAGGACTAGGATGTGTGCTGATGCAAGAAGGGAGAGTAGTTGCTTATGCTTCACGTCAACTGAAGAATcatgagcagaattatcctACGCATGATTTGGAATTAGCTGCAgtggtttttgctcttaagatttggagacactacTTGTATGGCGAAAAGTGTGAAGTTTTCACAGATCACAAAAGCCTCCAATATCTGTTCGAGCAGAAGAACCTTaatatgaggcagagaagaTGGTTGGAATTAATCAGCGATTATCAGTGCAACATCAAGTACCACCTCGGAAAGGCCAATGTGGTAGCTGATGCTTTGAGTCGCAAGAGCAGAGCGGATTCATCTATCTTGTCGTCAGAAGTAAATTCACTCTTATGCAGTATGAGGAAACTGTTGATCGAGAATCGTAGTCGGGAAGTAGTTCTGACCACCGTTCAAGAGTTCATTCCATTGGATTGGGAAGAACTGAAAGACCGTCAGAAGAAAGATAGTAAGCTTGCAGAAGTCATCGGGAAAATTGAGAAGTCGGAAGGACCGAAGGACTTTAGCATCAGAGAAGATGGAACTTGTGGCGCCCACGACCCCCGT GGCTCTGTGTCAAAACGTCAAAACGTGGCCTTAGAAATAGCCGCAGTATTTACCAGTACTGGATACAATAATAAGGGTCTGTGTGATTCTTCCATAATGAATTTGGTCATGCGTTTTGCAGTCGAAGCCCTTAAACAAATAGCCGAAGAGCTGAGGAAGAAGGACTGGACTTTCGATGAAGATCCATATTGCATCAATGGCACAATTACTACTTGGGAAAAACTGACGTCGGGGCGGCCAACAACTACTAATTACGACAATTCTATAAAATGCGATTGTAAATTCCCTGGTGGTGTTTGTCACGTGGTTAAACT ACATCTTAAAGGGCATGATCTTTCTGGTGTGCTTCCAACATCCCTTGTGAAGCTGCCTCACATAACGACGAT TGATTTGACTCAAAACTATCTTACTGGTACAATTCCATCCGAATGGACTTCTCTAAAGTTGGAAATTCT GTCCACTTCTGTAAACAAGTTATCGGGAAGAATTCCAAGCTACCTGGGAAAAATTACCACTCTTAGACATTT GAGCATAGAGAACAATTGGTTTTCTGGAACAGTTCCCCCTGAGATTGGGAAGTTGGTGAACTTGGAGAAACT TATCCTCAACGCTAACTTCCTCACTGGAGAGTTGCCAGTCGATCTCACTTATCTCACAAACTTAACTGAACT TAGGATTAGCAGTAACAACTTCACTGGAAGAATACCTGATTTTTTCAATAGTTGGAAAAAGCTTCAGaaatt AGAGATCCAAGCTAGCGGTCTCACAGGGCCCATTCCTCAAAGCATTTCTGTCTTGAGTAATTTAACTGAGCT AAGAATTAGTGACTTAATTGGTGAGGGTTCAATATTTCCGAACTTAACTAGCATGACAAACATGAATAGATT GATGTTAAGGAGCTGCAATCTCTCGGGACAAATTCCGGGATACATATCAAAAGAAATGCCAAATCTCCAAACTTT AGATCTGAGCTTCAATAGATTGGAAGGAAATGTTCCAGAGTTTGATGATAGAGCAAAGTTGCAGCACCTGTATGTGTTGATTCAAAATCTAGCTATATTTCGGagaagtttt TATGATGTTTGGTCCTATATATCCTTAATTCCTAAATTAAAAGGATGTTGTTTGTGTGTAGACTGGAATTCAGTGCATATAAATTGCGGTGGAAACGAAGTCAGTATTGGAAACATTGAATACGAAGCAGATCTAGATGCATCAGGTGCGGCAAGATTTTATTGCGCCGGAGAGAATTGGGGATTCAGTTCCACTGGAAATTTCTGGGATGTTAATGCCAGCTCGATTGCATACATAGCAAATAATGCGTCAATACTCGGAATGAACAGCCCTGACTTGTACACAAGCGCACGACTctctcctctttctctcacGTATTATGCGCGTTGCTTGGCAAATGGAAAATATACCGTCACGCTACACTTTGCAGAGATAATAATAAGAGGAAACAAATCATTTTGCAGTCTTGGAAGACGGATTTTTGATGTTTATATCCAG GGAAAACTGGAGTTGAAGGATTTTGATATTGAAGATACTGCAGGAGGGGTTGACAAACCTTTAGTTAAGAAAGTTAACGCAGTTGTGAGTAACAAAGTCTTACATATCCGCTTTCATTGGGCTGGCAAAGGGACAACAAATGCCCCAACAAGAGGAACATATGGTCCTCTCATATCGGCTATCTCTATAGAAAATG ATAATCCCCCTGATAATGGCAAAATTACCACTATATTCATTGTGGCTGGAGCTTTAGTATCGGTGCTATTACTCATTCTAGGCATTCTTTGGTGGAAAGGCTGCATAGGAAACAGGATTTCAAGGGAAAAAG ATTTGAAAGGATTAGATTTGCAAACAGGTTTTTTCACTTATAGGCAAATCAAAGCTGCCACTAACAACTTTGATGCTTCAAACATGATTGGGGAAGGTGGTTTTGGATCTGTATACAAG GGTATACTATTAGATGGTACTATAATTGCAGTTAAGAAACTTTcttcaaaatcaagtcaaggaaaTCGTGAgtttgtgaatgaaataggcatgatATCTACTTTACAGCACCCGAATGTTGTTAGATTGTATGGAGGTTGTGCTGAAGGAAATCAACTCTTCTTGGTATATGAATACATGGAAAATAATAGCCTGGCTCGTCCTTTGTTTG GTCCAGAGAGATACCAATTAAAATTGGACTGGCCTACACGGCAAAAAATATGCGTCGGCATTGCAAGAGGCTTGGCTTTCTTGCATGAGGAATCAACACTGAGAATTGTTTACAGAGACATTAAAACTACAAATGTGCTATTGGATTCGAATCTTAATCCAAAGATTTCGGACTTTGGTTTGGCAAAGCTTGATGAAGAGGAAAAAACCCATATCAGCACCCGAGTTGCTGGAACCAT AGGATACATGGCACTAGATTATGCATTATGGGgtattttaacatataaagCAGATGTCTACAGTTTTGGGATTGTCGCATTGGAAATTGTTGTAGGGAAGAGCAACATGAAATTTCAACCAAATGAAAGTTATGTATGTCTTCTTGATTGG GCTCTTGTTCTACAACAAAAGGGTAATCTAGTGGAGCTGGTGGATCCAAAGTTAGGCTCTGAGTTTAAAATGGAGGAAGCAATTAGAATGATCAAAGTAGCTTTACTATGTACAAATCCATCTCCAGCTCTTAGACCCACAATGTCTGCAATAGTAAGCATGCTCGAAGGCCAAACAACTGTTGATGACGTTATTATGGATCCAAGCTTATATGGAGACGAATACAAGTTTAGAGCTTTAAGAGAGCAGCTCGTTCAAGGCCAGCAAGAATCGATGGGTTCAATTGGAGTTGAGAGTCGTATTCGTTCATCAAATGCAACATTGACCGGAACTTCTTCTTCTACATCAACCCAGAATCTTTATGATCCAA GGAGATTCGGGAATGATCATGTTGAGTTGGCAGACTTTTCATTGATAGCATTGGACTACCTCTAG